In Mycolicibacterium phocaicum, one DNA window encodes the following:
- a CDS encoding RNA polymerase sigma factor: MTAAWRAESARLVAALARMTRDIELAEDVAQDALVAALEEWPERGIPANPAAWLMTAAKRRAIDHIRRAETLRRKTEEIGHRLEEVDMPDFAGQVDFIEDDVLRLMFLTCHPQLAPASRAALTLRLVSGLSTAEIARAFLVPESTMAQRISRAKKTLVGADMELPVGAERVARLDDVLAAIYLTFNEGYVATTGADWTRPDLCFEAIRLARMVAAMVPDIPDSLGLQALVELQASRIPARVDRDGAPVLLDDQDRARWDHLLRRRGLQMLTRAEKLAEAGAPVGTYFLQAAIAACHARAIRAEDTDWQRIADLYDVLALAAPGPVIEVNRAVAHGRAYGAEAGLAVLDALGPDPLPRSPLPHAVRGDLLERLDRAAEASAAFTRAAELSTNDAERALLLRRAE, translated from the coding sequence GTGACCGCCGCCTGGCGTGCCGAATCGGCGCGCCTCGTGGCGGCGCTGGCCCGCATGACCCGCGATATCGAACTCGCGGAGGACGTCGCGCAGGACGCGCTCGTTGCGGCGCTGGAGGAGTGGCCCGAGCGCGGAATTCCGGCCAATCCCGCCGCGTGGCTGATGACGGCGGCGAAGCGCCGCGCGATCGACCACATCCGTCGCGCCGAGACGCTGCGCCGCAAGACCGAGGAGATCGGACACCGCCTGGAGGAGGTCGACATGCCCGATTTCGCCGGGCAGGTCGACTTCATCGAGGACGACGTGCTCCGACTGATGTTCCTGACGTGCCACCCGCAGCTGGCCCCGGCGTCGCGGGCGGCGTTGACGCTGAGGTTGGTGTCAGGGCTGAGTACCGCCGAGATCGCCCGTGCCTTCCTGGTGCCGGAATCGACGATGGCACAACGGATCAGCCGGGCGAAGAAGACCCTCGTCGGCGCCGACATGGAGCTGCCGGTGGGGGCCGAGCGCGTGGCACGCCTCGACGATGTGCTGGCCGCCATCTACCTCACCTTCAACGAGGGATATGTGGCGACCACCGGCGCTGATTGGACGCGCCCGGACCTCTGTTTCGAAGCGATCCGGCTGGCCCGCATGGTGGCCGCGATGGTGCCGGACATCCCGGATTCGCTTGGGCTGCAAGCACTTGTCGAACTCCAAGCGTCGCGGATTCCCGCCCGTGTGGACCGTGACGGCGCGCCGGTACTGCTCGATGATCAGGACCGGGCCCGGTGGGACCACCTGCTGCGCCGCCGTGGGCTCCAGATGCTGACCCGCGCCGAGAAGCTCGCGGAGGCGGGCGCGCCCGTCGGCACCTACTTCTTGCAGGCCGCCATCGCGGCGTGTCATGCGCGCGCCATCCGGGCCGAAGACACCGATTGGCAGCGGATCGCGGACCTGTACGACGTGCTGGCACTCGCCGCGCCGGGACCCGTCATCGAGGTGAACCGCGCGGTGGCGCACGGCCGCGCCTACGGGGCGGAAGCGGGACTGGCGGTGCTCGACGCGCTCGGGCCGGATCCGCTGCCGCGGTCGCCGCTGCCGCATGCGGTGCGCGGCGACCTGCTGGAGCGTTTGGATCGGGCGGCCGAGGCGTCGGCGGCGTTCACGCGCGCCGCCGAACTCAGCACCAATGACGCCGAGCGCGCGCTGCTGCTCCGCCGGGCTGAATGA
- a CDS encoding YciI family protein, producing MRYMGLVIMDPDQGPPPQALMDAMEVYVGKNAADGIYLDGGGLGHGENRIGYQVRSGQMSTTDGPFTEGKEIIGGFAMLEYRNHAEAVEGARSFTELHREHWPEWEGRVEMHLIEGAPDQEPGACPR from the coding sequence ATGCGCTACATGGGTTTGGTCATCATGGATCCCGACCAGGGTCCGCCGCCGCAGGCACTGATGGACGCGATGGAGGTCTACGTCGGCAAGAACGCCGCGGACGGCATCTACCTCGACGGCGGCGGTCTGGGCCACGGTGAGAACCGCATCGGTTACCAGGTCCGCTCCGGCCAGATGAGCACGACCGACGGGCCTTTCACCGAGGGCAAGGAGATCATCGGTGGGTTCGCGATGCTCGAGTACCGCAACCACGCCGAGGCTGTCGAGGGTGCCCGGTCCTTCACCGAACTGCACCGGGAGCACTGGCCCGAGTGGGAAGGCCGGGTCGAGATGCATCTGATCGAGGGCGCACCCGACCAGGAACCGGGTGCTTGTCCCCGGTAA
- a CDS encoding AurF N-oxygenase family protein: MAATKTIRRWRAGMDVRDDVDYCANLETLSAGSVRRNFNPYLDVSWDSPEFRVTENDPRWVLAKSDPIGMSAWYQAQPLEKQIAIGMWRQANVAKAGQQFESMLIRGLLSYTFWVPNGSPEYRYCLHEAIEEGNHTLMFQEMVNHVGVDVPGLPRWIKWLNWAFPLFASPTPAFFFMMVLCGEEPIDHMQKSILREGSSIHPIMERVMAIHVAEEARHISFAHEFLRRRIPEMRPFNRFVLSLFYPLGFRVAASLIAKPPRVFWRQFDIPKSVKKEIFWRAPESRTMLREFYGDVRMLAEDTGLMNPVAKVLWRIFRIDGPASRYRSEPARQAVVPVA, encoded by the coding sequence ATGGCAGCTACGAAGACGATCCGCCGGTGGCGCGCCGGTATGGACGTACGCGACGACGTCGACTACTGCGCGAATCTGGAGACGCTCTCGGCGGGCTCTGTGCGCCGGAACTTCAACCCCTACCTGGATGTTTCGTGGGATTCGCCCGAATTCCGGGTGACGGAGAACGACCCGCGCTGGGTGCTGGCCAAGAGTGACCCGATCGGTATGAGTGCGTGGTACCAGGCGCAGCCGCTGGAGAAGCAGATCGCGATCGGCATGTGGCGCCAGGCGAACGTGGCCAAGGCCGGCCAGCAGTTCGAGAGCATGCTGATCCGCGGGCTCCTCAGCTACACGTTCTGGGTGCCCAACGGCAGCCCCGAGTACCGGTATTGCCTGCACGAGGCGATCGAAGAGGGCAACCACACCCTGATGTTCCAGGAGATGGTGAACCACGTCGGTGTGGACGTCCCGGGTCTGCCGCGCTGGATCAAATGGCTCAACTGGGCCTTCCCGCTGTTCGCCAGCCCGACGCCGGCATTCTTCTTCATGATGGTGCTGTGCGGCGAGGAGCCCATCGACCACATGCAGAAATCCATTCTGCGCGAAGGCAGTTCGATCCATCCGATCATGGAGCGCGTGATGGCGATCCATGTCGCCGAGGAAGCGCGACACATCTCGTTCGCCCACGAGTTCCTGCGCCGGCGCATCCCGGAGATGCGGCCGTTCAACCGCTTCGTGCTGTCGCTGTTCTACCCGCTGGGCTTCCGTGTGGCAGCCTCGCTCATCGCCAAGCCGCCGCGCGTCTTCTGGCGTCAGTTCGACATCCCCAAGTCGGTGAAGAAAGAGATCTTCTGGCGGGCGCCCGAATCCAGGACGATGCTGCGCGAGTTCTACGGTGATGTGCGCATGCTCGCCGAGGACACCGGCCTGATGAACCCCGTTGCCAAGGTGTTGTGGCGGATCTTCCGGATCGACGGCCCGGCGTCGCGCTACCGCAGCGAGCCGGCGCGCCAGGCCGTCGTCCCCGTGGCCTGA
- a CDS encoding acetyl-CoA hydrolase/transferase family protein yields MPTELSAEQAAARLGAVDTLGITLGPGQPPAILRALGARQDWSNLRVFGALLAVGTELFSRPGVHYVSGFFGPVERALRDMGADIEFAAADFRRFAPLLERQAPRVMTTVATPPDADGWCSLSLHAGGTVTELRRAGADPQRLLMVEVSDSYPRTFGYGSRRHALHVDEIDILVRSTDAPLALPGGDVPPTEVERSIARHAVGFIGSGATLQTGIGAIPNQIATLLAEGDGSGYGLHTEMFTDGCMHLHRAGKITNTGKGQYDGVSVTTFAFGSQELYTWLDGNRDVAFLPVDIVNSPEVIAANTDMVSINGALAVDIQGQVIADTIDGGQFSGIGGAEDFVAGAGLELSDRSLICLPSTFVKDGELRSRIVPWFGPGAVITTPRQQVDVIVTEYGAAELEGRTVRERGEALAAIAHPQFRDALLAAALRAAKGRSPVG; encoded by the coding sequence ATGCCGACCGAACTCAGCGCCGAGCAGGCCGCTGCCCGGTTGGGGGCTGTCGACACGCTGGGCATCACCCTCGGCCCCGGCCAGCCGCCGGCGATACTGAGGGCGCTCGGCGCGCGCCAGGACTGGTCGAATCTGCGGGTGTTCGGGGCGCTGTTGGCTGTTGGTACCGAACTGTTTTCGCGCCCGGGCGTGCACTACGTCTCCGGTTTCTTCGGGCCGGTCGAACGGGCGTTGCGGGACATGGGCGCCGACATCGAGTTCGCCGCCGCGGACTTCCGCCGGTTCGCGCCACTGTTGGAGCGTCAGGCGCCGCGGGTGATGACGACCGTCGCCACCCCGCCTGATGCCGACGGGTGGTGTTCGCTGTCGCTGCATGCCGGCGGGACGGTCACCGAATTGCGCCGGGCCGGGGCAGACCCGCAGCGACTCCTCATGGTCGAGGTATCCGACTCCTACCCAAGGACTTTCGGATACGGCTCGCGCCGTCACGCACTGCACGTCGACGAGATCGACATCCTCGTGCGCTCGACCGATGCGCCGCTGGCCCTGCCCGGCGGTGACGTGCCACCGACCGAGGTCGAGCGGTCGATCGCTCGGCACGCCGTCGGCTTCATCGGTTCGGGCGCGACGCTGCAGACCGGAATCGGCGCAATTCCCAACCAGATTGCCACCTTGCTGGCCGAGGGCGACGGCAGCGGGTACGGCCTGCACACCGAGATGTTCACCGACGGCTGCATGCATCTGCATCGCGCGGGCAAGATCACGAACACCGGTAAGGGGCAGTACGACGGCGTCAGCGTCACGACGTTCGCGTTCGGGTCGCAGGAGCTCTATACGTGGCTCGACGGCAACCGTGATGTCGCGTTCCTGCCCGTCGACATCGTCAACTCGCCGGAGGTGATCGCCGCGAACACGGACATGGTCTCCATCAATGGTGCACTCGCAGTGGACATTCAAGGACAGGTCATCGCCGACACCATCGACGGGGGACAGTTCAGCGGGATCGGCGGCGCCGAGGACTTCGTGGCCGGCGCCGGGCTGGAGTTGTCGGACCGTTCGCTCATCTGTCTGCCGTCGACTTTCGTCAAGGACGGCGAGTTGCGGTCGCGGATCGTGCCGTGGTTCGGGCCCGGCGCGGTGATCACCACGCCGCGGCAGCAGGTCGACGTCATCGTCACCGAATACGGGGCCGCGGAACTGGAGGGCAGGACCGTCCGCGAGCGCGGTGAGGCGCTGGCGGCAATCGCGCACCCGCAGTTCCGGGACGCCCTGCTGGCGGCGGCCCTACGCGCCGCGAAAGGGCGTTCGCCGGTCGGCTAG